In Camelina sativa cultivar DH55 chromosome 16, Cs, whole genome shotgun sequence, a single window of DNA contains:
- the LOC104750868 gene encoding protein ALTERED XYLOGLUCAN 4-like produces the protein MGLKEQHNCLNQRKIIGFLVLAFIPIALFRLCFNNPFSSIDDTSLQDSSSHVVITSFSSSSPQEEDTQESIDRVKDESSCDYTQGKWVRDAIGPLYNGSTCGTIKDGQNCFRHGRPDSGYLYWKWKPNQCDIPRFDANRFLDLMRDKHLAFIGDSMARNQLESLMCLLSTVSSPDLVYRNGDDNKFRRWRFESHNVTVSVYWSPFLVAGLEKSGNLDHNVLHLDRVDERWGKDLERIDTVVVSVGHWFLHPAVYYESGSVLGCHSCEASNCTEVGFYDVFRKAIRTTLKAVARSRREVILTTFSPSHFEGRPWDSLGACNMTEPYEGKVLEGLDLDMRQIEMEEFTAAKAAAGEVRLEALDVTAMSVLRPDGHPGPYMYPFPFKNGVPERVHNDCLHWCLPGPVDTWNEIMIEMLRRWRV, from the exons ATGGGATTAAAAGAGCAACATAATTGTCTGAATCAGAGGAAGATCATAGGTTTTTTAGTCTTAGCTTTTATACCAATAGCTCTGTTTCGACTCTGTTTTAATAATCCATTCTCCTCCATTGATGACACCTCTCTCCAAGACTCTTCATCTCACGTGGTCATCActagcttctcttcttcttctcctcaag AAGAAGATACTCAAGAGAGTATTGATCGTGTAAAGGACGAATCTTCATGCGATTATACGCAAGGGAAATGGGTCAGGGACGCGATTGGTCCACTCTACAATGGTTCAACCTGCGGAACAATTAAAGATGGTCAGAACTGTTTCCGCCATGGTAGGCCTGATTCCGGTTATCTTTATTGGAAATGGAAACCGAACCAATGCGATATACCGAGATTCGACGCAAACCGGTTTCTTGATCTTATGAGAGATAAGCATCTAGCTTTTATCGGTGACTCCATGGCTAGAAACCAGCTTGAGTCTCTTATGTGCTTGCTCTCTACAGTCTCTAGTCCTGATCTTGTGTATAGAAACGGAGACGACAATAAATTCAGAAGATGGCGTTTCGAATCTCACAACGTCACGGTCTCGGTTTACTGGTCCCCGTTTTTGGTGGCCGGTTTAGAGAAATCGGGAAACTTGGACCACAATGTATTGCACCTAGACCGCGTGGATGAGAGATGGGGCAAGGATTTAGAACGTATTGATACTGTCGTTGTCTCAGTGGGACATTGGTTTCTGCATCCGGCGGTTTACTACGAGTCCGGTTCGGTTTTGGGATGTCATTCTTGTGAAGCAAGCAACTGTACCGAGGTAGGGTTTTACGATGTGTTTAGAAAAGCGATAAGAACAACGTTGAAAGCGGTGGCTAGAAGTCGCCGTGAGGTGATCTTGACGACGTTCTCGCCGTCACATTTCGAAGGCCGGCCTTGGGATAGTCTCGGTGCGTGTAATATGACAGAGCCGTACGAAGGGAAGGTATTAGAAGGTTTGGACTTGGACATGCGCCAAATAGAGATGGAGGAGTTTACAGCAGCTAAAGCGGCCGCGGGGGAGGTGAGGTTAGAGGCGTTGGACGTGACGGCTATGTCGGTGTTGAGACCAGACGGACATCCTGGCCCGTACATGTACCCGTTCCCATTCAAGAACGGTGTACCGGAGAGAGTTCATAATGATTGTCTCCATTGGTGTCTGCCTGGACCGGTCGACACGTGGAACGAGATTATGATCGAGATGTTGCGGCGATGGAGGGTCTAA
- the LOC104750867 gene encoding uncharacterized protein LOC104750867: MKSARATVAKDDVGREGDKFALGKVYAVKLTTGDEFNGIVLAYDSVPNFAMFEEGTKPKPLESKTLRMVNANYITELKDLGRVKDPLAKKPLANLDELIKKEVNGIRDVEKFGVGVTAEAQMIFDAISKTLPARWDNKNILVINEVLVRSPYDSYSVFGGTRTANDRVKTVLKQERKRLQLGDT; encoded by the exons ATGAAATCAGCAAGAGCTACGGTGGCTAAAGACGACGTTGGAAGAGAAGGCGATAAATTCGCGTTGGGGAAGGTATACGCTGTCAAGTTGACCACTGGAGACGAGTTCAATGGAATCGTCTTGGCATATGATTCTGTTCCCAACTTCGCCATGTTcg AAGAAGGAACGAAGCCTAAACCTCTCGAATCGAAGACCTTACGGATGGTGAATGCGAATTACATAACCGAGCTGAAGGATCTGGGGAGAGTTAAGGATCCGCTAGCTAAGAAACCTTTGGCTAATCTTGATGAACTCATAAAGAAAGAAGTTAATGGCATTAG AGATGTCGAGAAATTTGGTGTTGGTGTTACCGCAGAGGCGCAGATGATCTTTGACGCGATTTCTAAGAC GCTTCCTGCACGTTGGGATAACAAAAACATTCTGGTAATAAACGAAGTGTTGGTTCGTAGCCCTTATGATTCTTATTCTGTCTTTGGAGGAACCCGTACTGCCAATGATCGAGTAAAGACTGTG CTGAAGCAGGAGAGAAAGAGGTTGCAACTCGGTGACACATGA